One window from the genome of Amaranthus tricolor cultivar Red isolate AtriRed21 chromosome 9, ASM2621246v1, whole genome shotgun sequence encodes:
- the LOC130823573 gene encoding putative serine/threonine-protein kinase produces MNCGCFGIPFSQKKRSPSLPTREIEGQLLGNIRQFNYDELRLATNGFDASNKIGRGGFGTVYKGNLKSGLKVAVKTLSAESKQGLREFLSEINTIANVKHPNLVELIGCCVEGANRTLVYEYAVNNSLDHALLGYTSDRSLLNWEKRSAICLGTARALSFLHEELVPHIVHRDIKASNILLDKDFQPKIGDFGLAKLFPDDITHISTRIAGTTGYLAPEYVVGGHLTMKADVYSFGVLILEIITGQSNSKSNWGGEFKLLLEWAWQLYEEGRLSELVDTEMGEYPKDEVIRFIKVALFCTQANANRRPMMCQVIEMMSTKTQLNEKQLAAPGLFADSVGGQKEKASVGFSSLHHRSTPLTITTEVAPR; encoded by the exons ATGAACTGTGGCTGCTTTGGAATCCCTTTTTCTCAGAAAAAAAGAAGTCCTTCCTTGCCTACCAGAGAAATTGAGG GCCAACTGCTCGGGAACATCAGACAATTCAACTACGACGAGTTAAGATTAGCAACAAATGGTTTCGATGCGAGCAATAAGATAGGGCGTGGTGGATTTGGAACAGTATATAAG GGAAACCTCAAAAGTGGACTGAAAGTTGCTGTGAAAACACTTTCCGCGGAATCAAAACAAGGCTTGCGTGAGTTTTTGTCTGAAATCAATACGATTGCAAATGTGAAGCACCCGAACTTAGTTGAGTTGATTGGATGCTGTGTCGAAGGAGCCAATCGCACCTTAGTGTATGAATATGCAGTCAATAACAGTCTTGATCATGCATTGTTAG GTTATACTAGTGACCGTAGTCTATTGAACTGGGAGAAAAGATCAGCTATATGTTTGGGTACTGCTAGAGCTCTTTCTTTTCTTCATGAAGAACTTGTACCACATATTGTGCATAGAGATATCAAAGCCAGCAACATACTCCTTGATAAAGACTTCCAACCAAAAATCGGAGATTTCGGGCTGGCTAAACTTTTCCCGGATGATATCACTCACATCAGCACCCGTATAGCTGGTACAAC CGGTTACTTGGCACCTGAATATGTCGTGGGTGGTCATCTGACAATGAAGGCAGATGTTTACAGCTTTGGTGTTCTTATACTTGAAATCATTACTGGCCAAAGTAATTCCAAGTCGAATTGGGGCGGAGAATTTAAACTTCTTCTAGAATGG GCTTGGCAATTGTATGAGGAAGGGAGATTATCAGAGCTAGTGGATACGGAAATGGGGGAGTACCCAAAAGACGAGGTTATAAGGTTCATCAAAGTAGCTTTGTTCTGCACCCAAGCTAATGCTAACAGAAGGCCAATGATGTGTCAAGTCATCGAAATGATGTCTACTAAAACACAACTAAACGAGAAGCAGTTGGCGGCCCCAGGGCTCTTTGCCGATAGTGTTGGTGGTCAGAAAGAAAAGGCGTCTGTTGGTTTTAGCTCGCTTCATCATAGGTCAACCCCCCTTACCATCACCACTGAAGTGGCTCCTAGATGA